The following are encoded together in the Chlorocebus sabaeus isolate Y175 chromosome 20, mChlSab1.0.hap1, whole genome shotgun sequence genome:
- the LOC103224480 gene encoding guanylate-binding protein 3 isoform X2 has protein sequence MAPEIHMTGPMCLIENTNGELVANPEALKILSAITQPVVVVAIVGLYRTGKSYLMNKLAGKNMGFSLGSTVESHTKGIWMWCVPHPKKPEHTLVLLDTEGLGDVRKGDNQNDSWIFTLAILLSSTFVYNSMGTINQQAMDQLHYVTELTHRIRSKSSPDENENEDSADFVSFFPDFVWTLRDFSLDLEADGQPITADEYLEYSLKLTQGTSEKDKTFNLPRLCIRKFFPKKKCFVFDRPVHCKKLAQLEKLHDEELDPEFVQQVADFCSYIFSNSKTKTLSGGIKVNGPRLESLVLTYIDAISSGDLPCMENAILALAQIENSVAVQKAIAHYDQQMGQKVQLPTETLQELLDMHRVSEREATEVFMKNSFKDVDHLFQKKLVVQLVKKQDDFCKQNQEASSDRCSALLRDIFSPLEEEVKMGIYSKPGGYCLFIQKLQDLKKKYHEEPRKGIQVTKIHLSIMEIC, from the exons ATGGCTCCAGAGATCCACATGACAGGCCCAATGTGCCTCATTGAGAACACTAACGGGGAACTGGTGGCGAATCCAGAAGCTCTGAAGATCCTGTCTGCCATTACAcagcctgtggtggtggtggcaattGTGGGCCTCTACCGCACAGGAAAATCCTACCTGATGAACAAGCTGGCTGGGAAGAATATGG GCTTCTCTCTGGGCTCCACAGTGGAATCTCACACCAAAGGAATCTGGATGTGGTGTGTGCCTCACCCCAAGAAGCCAGAACATACCCTAGTCCTGCTTGACACTGAGGGCCTGGGAGATGTAAGGAAG GGTGACAACCAGAATGACTCCTGGATCTTCACCCTGGCCATCCTCCTGAGCAGCACCTTCGTGTACAATAGCATGGGAACCATCAACCAGCAGGCCATGGACCAACTGCA CTATGTGACAGAGCTGACACATCGAATCCGATCAAAATCCTCACCTGATGAGAATGAGAATGAGGATTCAGCTGACTTTGTGAGCTTCTTCCCAGACTTTGTGTGGACACTGAGAGATTTCTCCCTGGACTTAGAAGCAGATGGACAACCCATCACAGCAGATGAGTACCTGGAGTATTCCCTGAAGCTAACACAAG GTACCAGtgaaaaagataaaacttttAATCTGCCCCGACTCTGTATCCGGAAGTTCTTCCCAAAGAAGAAATGCTTTGTCTTTGATCGCCCCGTTCACTGCAAGAAGCTTGCCCAGCTCGAGAAACTACATGATGAAGAGCTGGACCCCGAATTTGTGCAACAAGTAGCAGACTTTTGTTCCTACATCTTTAGCAATTCCAAAACTAAAACTCTTTCAGGAGGCATCAAGGTCAACGGGCCTC GTCTAGAAAGCCTGGTGCTGACCTATATTGATGCTATCAGCAGTGGGGATCTGCCCTGCATGGAGAACGCAATCCTGGCCTTGGCCCAGATAGAGAACTCAGTTGCAGTGCAAAAAGCCATTGCTCACTACGACCAGCAGATGGGCCAGAAGGTGCAGCTGCCCACGGAAACCCTACAGGAGCTGCTGGACATGCACAGAGTCAGTGAGAGGGAGGCCACTGAAGTATTTATGAAGAACTCTTTCAAGGATGTGGACCAtctgtttcaaaagaaattaGTG GTCCAGCTAGTAAAAAAGCAGGATGACTTTTGTAAACAGAATCAGGAAGCATCATCAGATCGTTGCTCAGCTTTACTTCGGGACATTTTCAGCCCTCTAGAAGAGGAAGTGAAGATGGGAATTTATTCGAAACCAGGCGGCTATTGTCTCTTTATTCAGAAGCTACAAGACCTGAAGAAAAAGTACCATGAGGAACCGAGGAAGGGGATACAGGTAACCAAGATTCATCTGTCAATTATGGAAATCTGCTGA
- the LOC103224480 gene encoding guanylate-binding protein 3 isoform X1 has protein sequence MAPEIHMTGPMCLIENTNGELVANPEALKILSAITQPVVVVAIVGLYRTGKSYLMNKLAGKNMGFSLGSTVESHTKGIWMWCVPHPKKPEHTLVLLDTEGLGDVRKGDNQNDSWIFTLAILLSSTFVYNSMGTINQQAMDQLHYVTELTHRIRSKSSPDENENEDSADFVSFFPDFVWTLRDFSLDLEADGQPITADEYLEYSLKLTQGTSEKDKTFNLPRLCIRKFFPKKKCFVFDRPVHCKKLAQLEKLHDEELDPEFVQQVADFCSYIFSNSKTKTLSGGIKVNGPRLESLVLTYIDAISSGDLPCMENAILALAQIENSVAVQKAIAHYDQQMGQKVQLPTETLQELLDMHRVSEREATEVFMKNSFKDVDHLFQKKLVVQLVKKQDDFCKQNQEASSDRCSALLRDIFSPLEEEVKMGIYSKPGGYCLFIQKLQDLKKKYHEEPRKGIQAEEILQTYLKSKESVIDAILQTDQILTKKEKEIEVEHVKAESAQASAKMVEEMQIKYQQMMEEKEKSYQEHVKQLTEKIERERAQLLEEQERTLTSKLQEQARLLKERCQGESTQLQNEIQKLQKTLKKKKTKRYMSHKLKI, from the exons ATGGCTCCAGAGATCCACATGACAGGCCCAATGTGCCTCATTGAGAACACTAACGGGGAACTGGTGGCGAATCCAGAAGCTCTGAAGATCCTGTCTGCCATTACAcagcctgtggtggtggtggcaattGTGGGCCTCTACCGCACAGGAAAATCCTACCTGATGAACAAGCTGGCTGGGAAGAATATGG GCTTCTCTCTGGGCTCCACAGTGGAATCTCACACCAAAGGAATCTGGATGTGGTGTGTGCCTCACCCCAAGAAGCCAGAACATACCCTAGTCCTGCTTGACACTGAGGGCCTGGGAGATGTAAGGAAG GGTGACAACCAGAATGACTCCTGGATCTTCACCCTGGCCATCCTCCTGAGCAGCACCTTCGTGTACAATAGCATGGGAACCATCAACCAGCAGGCCATGGACCAACTGCA CTATGTGACAGAGCTGACACATCGAATCCGATCAAAATCCTCACCTGATGAGAATGAGAATGAGGATTCAGCTGACTTTGTGAGCTTCTTCCCAGACTTTGTGTGGACACTGAGAGATTTCTCCCTGGACTTAGAAGCAGATGGACAACCCATCACAGCAGATGAGTACCTGGAGTATTCCCTGAAGCTAACACAAG GTACCAGtgaaaaagataaaacttttAATCTGCCCCGACTCTGTATCCGGAAGTTCTTCCCAAAGAAGAAATGCTTTGTCTTTGATCGCCCCGTTCACTGCAAGAAGCTTGCCCAGCTCGAGAAACTACATGATGAAGAGCTGGACCCCGAATTTGTGCAACAAGTAGCAGACTTTTGTTCCTACATCTTTAGCAATTCCAAAACTAAAACTCTTTCAGGAGGCATCAAGGTCAACGGGCCTC GTCTAGAAAGCCTGGTGCTGACCTATATTGATGCTATCAGCAGTGGGGATCTGCCCTGCATGGAGAACGCAATCCTGGCCTTGGCCCAGATAGAGAACTCAGTTGCAGTGCAAAAAGCCATTGCTCACTACGACCAGCAGATGGGCCAGAAGGTGCAGCTGCCCACGGAAACCCTACAGGAGCTGCTGGACATGCACAGAGTCAGTGAGAGGGAGGCCACTGAAGTATTTATGAAGAACTCTTTCAAGGATGTGGACCAtctgtttcaaaagaaattaGTG GTCCAGCTAGTAAAAAAGCAGGATGACTTTTGTAAACAGAATCAGGAAGCATCATCAGATCGTTGCTCAGCTTTACTTCGGGACATTTTCAGCCCTCTAGAAGAGGAAGTGAAGATGGGAATTTATTCGAAACCAGGCGGCTATTGTCTCTTTATTCAGAAGCTACAAGACCTGAAGAAAAAGTACCATGAGGAACCGAGGAAGGGGATACAG GCTGAAGAGATTCTGCAGACATACTTGAAATCCAAGGAGTCTGTGATTGATGCAATTCTACAGACAGACCAGATtctcacaaaaaaggaaaaggagattgAAG TGGAACATGTGAAAGCTGAATCTGCACAGGCTTCAGCAAAAATGGTggaggaaatgcaaataaagtaTCAGCAGAtgatggaagagaaagagaagagttaTCAGGAACATGTGAAACAATTGACTGagaagatagagagagagagggcccAGTTGCTGGAAGAGCAAGAGAGGACCCTCACTAGTAAACTTCAG GAACAGGCCCGACTACTGAAGGAGAGATGCCAAGGTGAAAGTACCCAACTTCAAAATGAGATACAAAAGCTACAgaagaccctgaaaaaaaaaaaaaccaagagatATATGTCCCATAAGCTAAAGATCTAA